The genomic interval GTGCTTTTCCCGGCTATCCAGAAGAGGAAGGATTTGAAGCAGAAGATGTACCCGGCGCTACGCTTCCTGTCGTTTGGGGAAGACGGCGAAGTGAAAGTACCGGACTACCCTATCGATACGGTATAATGATAACTTATCAGGAGTTACGACCAAAAGTTTCTTATGCTAAGGAGATAAGTATTAATTACCGTTATTTAGGCTGGCCGATGATTCTCAACCGTCGTTTTGAATAATTTTCCAGGGAGTGGAAGCATGGAACTGGCCTCTATTTTTATCGTAAGTTTGGTGGCGCTGGTGGTTAATGTTCCCCTCGGTCGGTGGCGAGCCAGTGTTCCCAAGTTTTCTTTCCTCTGGTTTCTGGCCGTACACCTATCGATTCCTTTAATAGTTTATTTACGTATTAAGACCCATTTGGGCATCTCCTACATACCTGTTACTATAGCTTTTGCTGTTTTAGGACAGTATCTAGGGGGGTTATTTTATACCATAGAGTAAATTCAGATTCTTAGCTTATGGGGGGACCTACAGGTTCCCCTGGTTTTTTTGAGCTGAAAAAAAGGCCGCTAATAGGAGGAATTTGATGTGGATTACAGTATTCAGTGGAACAAGTGGAAGCATGTTACCAAATTGGACCCGGACAAAAATAATAGCCGCGAATTAATCAAGGAAGTTCGGGATAGTGGGACTGATGCGGTAATCATCGGAGGCACCCAGAGGATAACCCGGGAAAAAGTAACCAAACTCCTAGAGCAAGTACGGAATATCTGTGGACACCATTTGCCAGTTGTGATAGAAGTATCTTCTCCGGAGGCGGTGGTTTCGGGAGCAGATGCCTATTTAATACCAGTGGTACTAAACAGCGGAAAGGTTACATGGTTGGTAGAAGCTCACCGCAAAGTTATGCAGCAAATAGGTGAACTGTTATACTCGATGAAAGGCCCGGAAATATTAATCCCTGAGGCATATGTGGTTCTCAACCCTCTCTCTGCCGTGGCTCAGGTTACGGAAAGCAGGACTGAGTTAGAACCGGAAGAAGTGTTGGCTTATGCTAGAGTGGGCGAAAGGGTTTTCAATTTTCCTATTGTTTATTTGGAGTACAGCGGCATTTACGGTGATCCCCGGCTGGTTAGAATGGTCAAAGAAGGACTGCGTTACGCCCAAGTGTTCTATGGAGGCGGTATCGACAGCGCGGCAAAGGCAAAAGAGATGGCCCGGGCTGCGGATACAGTCGTGATTGGCAATGTTGTCTATGCTAACCGGGATTATCCCCTGAACGATCTGGTTTCTGCCGTAAAAGGTATAAAAAATAAAGCGCCTGAAGGCGCTAACGTTTAACCACCTACCAGAAAAAGGGGCGGCGGAAGAAAAAGAATGGGAAGAAGGGGAAGAACGGAAACAAGAAGGGAAGGAAAAAATGGGGGTTCCCCGGGTTATCATGTTGAGAACAGGGCATTCCGTAATGATAATGTTCATGTACTTGAACTTCATCTTTATGATAACGGTCTCCCGCATATCCGTAGGGAGGACGGTTATAGTAATAATGATAGTGGAGATGTTTCATGGACATACATATCCTCCTTTCGCAGTTCGGTATACCTATAGTATATGTAAACGCTGGGTATCGGGTTAAACAAGTTTCCCGGCGTTCTCTTCAGGGAACAAAAAAGGGAAAGGACCGTCTATAGTAGCAGAAAGGAGGTTATACAGTGAAACAATGGTGGCTACTGATATTGTTGCTATTCGTCTTGGGTGTTATGGGATGTTCTGTCGGGGAGTCAAGGGAGGTAAAAGAGATGGGGCAGGTATTGGTAGGATTAGAAAAGCTTCCTGCGCCGCAAGCGGCCAATTGGGTAGAGTCCTTGCACCGTTCTGCCGGAGTGTTTCAGAAAAAATTTGGGGGATATCGGGTGTTGCTTATAGCAGCAGGAGAGAAGCCTACCGGCGGTTACGATGTGAAGGTTGAGCAGGTTTCTTTGCAGGAGGGGAAGAAATGGGTTGTCCAGGTAGTTTTCACTGAGCCTAAGCCGGGCCAAATGGTAACTCAAGCTATTACTTACCCGTATGAAGTGGTTGCGATTCCTGATGACGGACATCCGATAGAAGTCCACAAGGTGGAAGGAAAAATTTTAGAAAAACTGCGCATTCAAGAAGCAGAATAGAAGGATTTTTAAATCATTTGTGGAACTATTTATAATAATATCAATTTAATAACTTCCCTCCGAACTTTTAGGCCTAAGGCGTAAGCTATGGCTTAGAAGTCGATAGGGTATAGGCTGGAAACGGCTATGCCTCTCCATTGTGGAAAGGAGGTGCATATTATTTACAGTCCGACTGCCGATTTCCGAGCCGGACTTTTTGTTTTTATTTATGGTTAGAAAGGAGTTGAACCAATGCGAAAAGTTAATTTGTTAATTGTTGCTTTCTTTATTCTATTAACCTTAGGAGTGACCGTATCCGGATGTTCATCTGGTGCCGACACTAAGGAAATTATTTTGGCAACTACGACTAGCACTTATGATAGTGGACTTTTGGATGTGTTAATTCCCCTTTTCCAGCAGAAAACCGGTTATACAGTTAAGACAGTACCGGTAGGTACGGGTAAGGCGCTAGCTATGGGGGAGAGGGGCGATGCTGATGTCCTATTAGTACATGCTCCAGAGGCGGAGCGTCCGTTGGTAGAAAAGGGAGTTGTTATCAATTATCGCCGGGTTATGCACAACGATTTTGTAATAGTAGGGCCTCCCGAAGACCCGGCCGGTGTCAAAGGTAGCGGGAGTGCCGCGGAAGCTTTTAAAAAAATAGCTGATAGTGAGGCGCTCTTTCTTTCCCGGGGAGATTCTTCCGGCACTCATAAGAAGGAACTGGGTATCTGGGAGCAAGCCGGTCTGAAACCGCAAGGGAATAAGTGGTATCAGGAAACAGGAACCGGGATGGGGAATACTCTCAATGTCGCTTCCGAAAAAGAGGGTTACACTCTGACGGATCGCGGAACTTATCTTAAGCTGAAAAAGCACCTTCGGTTGGAAATTGTTTTTGAAGGAGATCCGGTACTTATGAATATTTATCATGTCATGCAGGTCAACCCGGAGAAATTTCCCGGGACAAATGAAGAAGGGGGAAGAGCTCTGGTCGATTTCTTGGTGGGACCGGAAGCCCAGGAGGTTATTGGTGAGTACGGGGTGAAAGAATTCGGACAACCTCTATTCTATCCCGATGCCCGGAAGGGAAGGGAGTAGGGAAGGTTGGACTTAATATGGCAGGGATTACGAGAAGGCATTTTGCTTCTCATACAGGGCGATAGGGAAGTACTGGACATTACCCTCCGGACTTTAAAAATATCGGGAGCGGCAACCTTATTGAGCTTGCTCTTAGGGATTCCTTTGGGTTGCTTTCTGGCCTTGAAGCGTTTCCAGGGAAGAAACGCTATCATTACCTTGATTTACACCAGTATGGGCTTGCCGCCGGTGGTGGCGGGTCTTTGGGTAAGTTTGCTGCTGTGGCGTTCAGGGCCCCTTGGTTTTCTAGGACTTATGTATACGCCGGCAGCCATAGTTATAGCGCAGGTGGCGCTGGCAGCACCCATCATTACCAGTTTAACCATAGTAGGAATGCAGCAGATCGATCCTAAACTGGTAATGCAGTTAAAAAGCCTGGGGGCATCGCGATGGCAGCTTTGGTATACCCTCATCAAAGAGGCTCGATTGGCTATAATGGCGGCTGTTATTGCTGGATTCGGCGGAGTAGTTTCAGAAGTAGGAGCCTCTATGATGGTGGGAGGAAATATTGCCGGGCAGACCAGGGTATTAACTACCGCAATAGTCCTGGAAGTTTCGCGGGGGAATTTTTCTAAAGGCATTGCCCTCAGTATAGTTTTGCTGGCACTCGCCTATATTATCATTTTCATACTAACCTTGACACAGCAGCGGGGGAAACTGCATGAAACATAATATAATGGAACTACGAAATGCTGTTGTTGAGAAATCAAAAAAGGTAATCTTGCATATCCCGCGTTTAGAAGTCAGTAGCGGCGAAGTCCTGGCCATAGCGGGAGCCAACGGTGCCGGAAAAAGCACCTTATTGCTAGTACTGGCAGGAGTCCAGAAGCTTTCGCAAGGGAAGCTAATGTTTAAGGGCAGGCCGGTTGGAGTTGACAATAATCTGTTCCTGCGACGGCGAGTTACTTTAGTGATGCAGGATCCTCTTTTACTGAAAACATCGGTTTTTAACAATGTAGCTCTAGGTCTCTACTATAGAGGTCTTGGTAAGCGACAGATTAAAAAGAAAGTAGAATATTGGCTGGGAAAGCTGGGNNNNNNNNNNNNNNNNNNNNNNNNNNNNNNNNNNNNNNNNNNNNNNNNNNNNNNNNNNNNNNNNNNNNNNNNNNNNNNNNNNNNNNNNNNNNNNNNNNNNNNNNNNNNNNNNNNNNNNNNNNNNNNNNNNNNNNNNNNNNNNNNNNNNNNNNNNNNNNTTTGGTATTGGAACCGGAAGTGCTTCTCCTGGATGAACCTTTTAGCGGCCTGGATACTCCTTCCCGGGTCAAATTGCTGGAAGAAGTCCATAGCCTGCTGAACGAGACGGGCATAACCACCGTCTTTGTCAGCCATGACTTTCAAGAAATTAGATGGCTGGCCCATAAAGTGGCGGTTTTGGACAAAGGTAAAATCGTTCAACAGGGAGATACAGATGAACTGCTTAATCAGCCTTCGCATTCTGCCTCCCGGTCGCTGGTAGAAGCAGCCTGCCGCTTGTCGGGGGGAAGTTGCAGGTCTAATTATCGATGAATTTTGCCGCGGACATATCGTATTGGACGCCCGGCTGGATCTTCTGGTTTTTCCATAAGGATTAAGTCTTCTTCAACGTTCCAGCCTAATCTTTCACAGATAGGTACCAGTTCGGAAAGGACGGCTTCCACTTTCCCTACCTTTTTTAGTAAGATGTCATTATCGTCTCGGGTTATCTCGTACCCTATAGGAACCAGTTCTTCTTTCAACTTGGTTTCTAACTTTGCATTACGAAACTTTAATTTTCCCTGAATATAAGAAACCAAGAATATTCCCCTTTCTTTTTTAGGATAAGCTATAAATATTTTTTCGGCAGAACGGGCAAGTTATGCAGCCCGTGAGGATGGATGCTTGACAAATGAATTAGTTTTCATTATAAAAATTGTTTAGGAACATTTAGCGGTTGGAGGTGGTGCAACTAATGCCGACTTATGACTATCGCTGCCAGAAGTGTGGAGTATTCGAATATACCCAAAATATAACTGAACCGGCGCTAGAGAAGTGTCCTCACTGCGGGCAAGAGGTTAAACGTTTGATTAGTCGTAATGTGAACGTTTTATATAAAGCCGGTGGTTTCCATATTACGGACTACCGGAGTAAGGATTATAAGGAACAAGCCAAAAAAGAAGAAAAGAGTTCTTCCGACGCCAAAGCCAGCTAGTATCGAAGAAAATCCCGGCCTTGTAAGTCCGGGACTTTTTGGTTTTTTTGAGCCTTGTATGGAACCGGTGGGGCAAGGGAAATCTATATTATGGAAAGGATGCAAATAAAGATGGAAAGCTATATTATCCGGGCTACTGCTGCTTCGGGTCAGATACGGGCATTCGCTGGAGATACAACCCAGCTGGTGGAACAGGCCCGCCTGCAGCATAATACGGCTCCTACAGCAACTGCGGCTTTAGGCAGGGNNNNNNNNNNNNNNNNNNNNNNNNNNNNNNNNNNNNNNNNNNNNNNNNNNNNNNNNNNNNNNNNNNNNNNNNNNNNNNNNNNNNNNNNNNNNNNNNNNNNNNNNNNNNNNNNNNNNNNNNNNNNNNNNAATGGCTATGGATTTGAAAGGTGATGATATATTGACAATCCGCATAATGGGAAACGGGCCTCTTGGTGCTATAGTGGTGGTCGCCAACGCTAAAGGAGAAGTAAAAGGTTATGTTCAGGACCCGACAGTACACCTTCCGCCTAGAGCTGACAAAAAACTCGACGTGGGCGGTGCGGTTGGAAATACGGGCATGCTCTATGTTACAAAAGATTTGGGCCTTAAGGAACCCTATACGGGAAGTGTGCAGTTGGTTTCGGGCGAAATTGCGGAAGACCTGGCCTATTATTTTTACGATTCCGAGCAACGTCCCTCATCAGTAGCCTTGGGTGTATTGGTGGAAAAAGACCACTCGGTTAGGGCAGCCGGGGGCTTAATCATCCAGTTGATGCCCGGTGCACAGGAAGAAATTATAGAAAGGCTGGAGAAAAATTTGAAAAACTTAGAGTCCGTGAGCAGTCTGATTGACCAGGGCAGAAAACCAGAGGAACTTTTGGCATTAACTCTTGACGGATTCAATATCAAGATTCATCAGAAACAGGCGGTGAAATTTGCCTGTAATTGTTCCCGGGAAAGATTAGAGGAAATCCTGCTGAGTTTGGGTCACGCGGAGCTCAAGTCTATGTTGGAAGAACAGGGTCAGGCTGAAGTTCGTTGCCATTTCTGTAATCGTACGTATCATTTTTCCCGTGCAGAAATCGTTCAACTGTTAAAAGAATTAGAGGAGAAAAAGGGAAGCTGAGGGGCCATCCAATTTTCGGCCCTCGTTTTTATCTTGAGGATGCAGAACGCACTAAAATTTCTTGATTTGTAAAACAAGCAAAAGGTATAATAATTTGAGAGTATTGACTTGAATGGAGGAGATGTTAGTGAAAGGTTTGTGGTTCTCGGAATTGCAGACTTCAACCCTGAAAATATCATGTATGACTAAGTCGGTGCTGTGTTCGGAACAATCTCAATATCAGAACGTTGCGGTTCTCGACACGTTACCCTACGGTCGTATGCTCGTACTAGATGATGTTATTCAAACCACGGTAAAGGACGAGTTTATATACCATGAAATGATTTCCTTGGTGGCTTTAAACACCCATCCTTTTCCCCGCAATGTTTTGATTATCGGTGGTGGTGACGGCGGAACGCTTCGGGAGGTGACTAGGCACCCGGCAGTAGAAAAGGCTACTTTGGTAGAGATAGACGAAAAAGTGATAGAAGCTTCCCGCAAGTACTTACCACAGATAGGGTCTGCTTTTGATGATCCGAAAGCGGAAATCGTGGTGGCAGATGGCATAAAGCATGTCCAGGAACATGAAAATGAATATGATGTAATTATTATAGATTCCACTGATCCGGTAGGACCAGCAGTGGGTCTCTTCAGTGAGGATTTTTACCGGCAGGTACATAGAGCTCTTAAAGATGACGGAATTTTAGTGGCGCAGACTGAATCACCTTTCTTCAATGAGGAATTAGTTTCTTCGGTTTATAAGAGTTTGAAGAAAATTTTTGCTATAAGTAAAGTTTATCTAGCTACTGTTCCCAGTTACCCCGGGGGATTATGGTGCTTTACCATGGGCAGTAAAAAGTATGATCCCGAGCAGGTTGACCTTGAAAAAATACCCCCATTGAATACTCGCTACTATAATCCTCAGATCCATAAAGCGGCTTTTGTGTTGCCTAATTTTATTGCAGAGCTGTTAAAATAGGAGGAAGCCTTGAAAGAATTAATGGTAAACAACCTGAGTTTTATAGGAAGTAAAAAGACTTATGACGAGGCAGATATCGTACTGGTAGGGGTTCCCTTGGATTTGACCGTTAGTTTTATCCCAGGGACCCGCTGGGGGCCTTCTGCCATCAGAACTGTATCAGAAGTTTTGGAGGAATATAGCCCAACTTTAGATAAGGATCTCCGAGAGAAGAATTACTACGATTGGGGAGACGTCGAACTTCCGTTGGGCAATGTCTCGCAAAGTCTCCAGCGGATTGAAGAGGTAGCTCGGAAAATAGTTCTGGACGGAAAAAAGCCAGTTTTTATCGGTGGTGAGCACCTGGTTACCCTTCCGCTGGTCAAAGTGATGGCAGAAAGGCACCCGGGGTTGGCAGTCCTACAGTTTGATGCACACGCTGACCTGAGACAAGAATATCTCGGGCAGGAGTATTCTCATGCAACAGTAATGTGGCATGTTAATCAGATAATTGGAAGGGAGAATCTTTACCAGTTGGGCATCCGCTCCGGCACGAGAGAAGAGTTCGCGTATGCCCGGGAGAACACCCGTTTTTATCCTGAAATGGTGCTGGAACCGCTGGATGATATTGTAAAGAATTTGCAGGGAAGGCCAGTATATGTAACCTTGGACATAGATGTAGTTGATCCGGCGTATGCTCCCGGTACGAGTACCCCTGAGCCGGGTGGATGTACCTCGACAGAAATTCTAGCAGCGGTGAAAAAGCTTAATGAGTTGAATATAATAGGCTTCGATCTGGTAGAAGTATGTCCTCTCAATGACCCAACACGGCACACTGCTATTTTGGCAGCAAAAATCATCAGAGAAGCCCTTCTTGGATGGTATTAATGTTTGACTTTTTACTTTTCGGCATGATATAATATTATCGCTTCTTAAAGAAAGATATTTTTCTGGCAAAACTTTGGCTTTGACTTTCATAAGAAGAGTATGTTATACTATTGTTTGCAGTGGTTGGGCGGTTAGCTCAGCTGGGAGAGCACCTGCCTTACAAGCAGGGGGGCGGCAGTTCAAGTCTGTCACCGCCCACCATTTATCTTACTATTGAAATTGTTGCCGGAAAGGTAAGAGTTATCATTTCCGGCTTTTCTGGAGGAGCTGTAGTGTAGCGGTTAACATGCCGGCCTGTCACGCCGGAGATCGCGGGTTCGATTCCCGTCAGCTCCGCCAAATGCCTCGGTAGCTCAGTTGGTAGAGCAGAGGACTGAAAATCCTCGTGTCGGTGGTTCGATTCCGCCCCGAGGCACCATTATAATATGCGGGCGTAACTCAGTGGTAGAGTGCAACCTTGCCAAGGTTGAAGTCGAGGGTTCGAATCCCTTCGCCCGCTCCATACGAGGCGACGTGGCCAAGTGGCTAAGGCAGAGGACTGCAAATCCTTTATTCGCCGGTTCGAATCCGGCCGTCGCCTCCATTTTTATTGCAAAAAATTTATAATTTATGCCGGGGTGGCGGAACTGGCAGACGCACAGGACTTAAAATCCTGCGGGACCCTTAATCCCGTACCGGTTCGATTCCGGTCCCCGGCACCACGAAGCTAGTAATACCAAGGCTTGTGGCGGATGGAAGCAGGGTGAGTGTCCGAACACCGTTAAAACAAGCTCTTGGTATTTTTCTTTTGCGGCAGGATCGGAAAGGTTGCTGAAAACATTTTCGGCCAGCATAACAGCAACCTTTCCTGCATCTGAGAGGTAACATGGGTATAAATAAAGACCATCTCCTGGTTGAATTATTTAAACTGGCAGGGAAAATTGCCCTGTTTTTAGAAATAATGTAGGTAAACTTTAGCAGAGGAAGTGATAAGTTTTGGTCAAAATGGGCAGAAACGAACCCTGCCCCTGTGGCAGCGGGAAAAAGTACAAGAAATGCTGCGGTAAGAATTCCGGTAACGTGATTTACCTGTCTGACACGATGCTTCACAGGGAAGTTGACAGCATCCGGAGGCAACTGGTGGAGTTTGCCGAAAAAAACAGCGATGAATTTGGTACAGCTTTTTTAGAGTGCCCCATTAGCGAGTATACAGACTTGGACGGTATCATGCAGTACGAGGAACTGGGAAATACATTCTTGGACTGGTTTGTTTTCGATTACAAGTTAAAAGACGGCAGTACTCTCTTTGCAAGGTTTTTAGAGGAAAATCGGGAAGGCTTACGGGAAGCCTTAGTTGAAGTACTGGAAAGATGGAAGGAAGCACCGATTTCTGCTTTTGAAGTAGTGCGGGTGATTTTGGGAAAAGGTGCGGTACTAAGAGATATTTTTTCCGGTGAGGAAAAACGCCTGTACTATCCTTATTACCCGGAGGAGATTCCCCACGGAGCAATTCAGATTTGCCGGCTGCTGCCTGCAGGTGATTGGCATGAATTTTTGATTGGTACTTATGTAGCGGCTCCGGAAGATAAAGAATTTATTCTGGAAAGGGTTAATGAAGAAAGGCAGGCGTTGGCTGACCTGGGAATTGAGTATGAAAGCTGGGGTGAATTTTTAAAGCAGCATAGTGAAGTACTTTTAGAAGTAATCTGTCAGCTGTTTACCGGCACGGAGTCAGAAACTGAGATTGGTGACAGTACCAAGCAGCTAGTAAAGCAATTTGTGGCCAGGAAGTTTCTTGCTACTCCGCTTCCCGAACTTGGGGGTAGGAGCCCTTTGGAGATAAGCAGTCACCGGGAATTAGAGGAAAAATTGGAGCAATTTCTTGCAGATGTTGCCAGGGGACGTTATGACCATGAGGAATTGGGCGGTATTACACCTTCTGAAAACTTGGAACTAATAAAGCTACTGCTGGGACTAGGAAAGGAAAAGCCCAGGCAGGTGGATGACTTCACCTGGCAGGACGACAAATACCGTGAGGAAGCACGGCTCCTGGTGGAAAAAATGAAGGGTGAGTATCTGCCGCTGGATATAGGAAGGGCTCTGGAAATATGGCACCAGTACAGCAGCGAAGAATGCCCCCGGTTTAGAAAGCCGGGTGTGTGGGCCGCGGCGGTAGAGTACACCCTCGCTTCCATGTATAAACCAGGTGTGACGCAGCAGCAGGTTGCTGACAAATACGGGGTTTCTGCCAATAGCGTGTCCAAAAACAGCTACAAAATAGAGGAGATGATTTACTGGGAATTTCATTTGGACGAGGCCGGGATTGCACCGGTCTCAGGTGGGAGCGGCAGACCATTGGTGGAACGGGAAACTGCCCGGATTCAGAGTTTGTTGGAAGGACAGGAATTCCAGTCCGAAGAAGAGTTGCAGCGCTTTTTGGACGAAATTAACCGGGGCGGGCTACCGGAAATACCCCCGGAGCAGATGTCTCCCCGGCGCTGGGCTCAAGAAATGATCTACGATGCCTGGGAAATTGAGGACCCTCAGATGAGAGTCCGTCTAGCTAAAAAAGCTTTGAAGGTCTACCCCCACTGCGCGGATGCCTATGTGATTCTGGCGGAGGATGCTGCTGCGACCTATGGAGAGGCGATAAAATTCTATGAAAAGGGAGTCAAAGCAGGGGAGAAATCTCTGGGAAAGGAGTACTTCCACAGTAATAAGGGGTATTTTTGGGGGCTAGTGGAGACTAGGCCGTATATGCGGGCCAAAATGGGGCTGGCCCAGTGTTTATGGGAAGTGGGAGACCTGGAAGGTGCCATCAGACATTTCACCGAAATGTTGGAGCTCAACCCCAATGACAACCAGGGAGTGCGTTACTTGCTCAGCACTTGCCTGCTGGAGGCGGGCCGGTACGAAGAACTGGAAGAGCTTTTCCGGCGGTATGAGGAAGATATCGGGGTGGATTGGCTGTACAACCTGGCCCTGTATCAGTTTATCAAGAAAGGGAAAAACAGTCCCGAAGCTGCTGCAGCGTTAAAAAGGGCAATTAAGGCAAATAGACATGTACCCGCTTACCTAATGGGTATTAAAGAATTACCCCGGGAATTGCCCGATTACTTCACCCTAGGTAGCGAAGATGAAGCGGTAGCTTACGCGGCATACGCTAAAAAAGTTTGGCAGAAAACCATTGGCGCTCTGGAGTGGCTCAGGTCTAGCATTTAAATTCATACTGGGGACGGTTCAGGATTTGAATTAGTCCAGCAGCGGGGAATTCTGGCAAAAACCGCTTGTCCTGATAAGGGATGGGCGGTTTTTTGTTTTGTTTTCGCTAACGAGAGAAGCCTGATCTTGCTTCGTGTTCGTCCAGGCAGCAGCATGACTAATCGGGGAAAGGTTTTAAATTCGCGGACGGTTTGTTCTGTCGTTTCCTATACCACTGTTGAGTGTGAATATATTGGAACATTGCTAGAAATGTAATACTAAAATTATTTAGATTGGGAAGGATTTCCTATAAATTTGGAGAAATTTGTTATAATATACAAACATTATAAAATAATAGTAGCAAGTGTCCTTAAAGGCTAACTCAATAATAAACGGAAATTTCCTAAAATATCCTGCTATAGAAGGGAGGGTACATTTAGGCTCTCTGCATGTCTTTAAAAGTGGAGGTGGTAGGTTGCGAGTGAGTATTATTCTTGCACCCGGTGAAATGAAACAGTATGTTATATTTCCCCTTGATTTTCGACGGTATTTTATTTCTCTGATTAAGAGTATGCTGGAGAATTCGCCGTTATTTAACCGTTTTAAACAGGAAAGACCCGGCTACAGTCCCTATGTGTTTTCAGTAAATTTTCAAAAAATCGTAAATATTGATACGAGGATGCAGCAGATGTGGGTAAGGCCGCCTGTATATCTTTTGTTTTCTACCGGACTATATGAAGTAATGACAGCGCTGTGTAACGGTGCAATAAGTCTAAAAGGGCAGGATACAATCCTGGGGTTAAAGCTCCGTCATATCAACCTTCTACCTTTGAAAGAGATTAAGTCTTCCCCACAGGTCTTCAAAATTCGGGGACATGCAGTGCTTCGCGGGCGCAACGGTTACATAGATGCGGCTGAGAGCACCGTAGAGGAATTAGAAGAAGCCATAAATACCCATCTTCTAAAACAACATGAGTTTCTTCGGCAGGAGTACGGGCAGAGCTTGAGCCCCAGAATTGGGAAGATAAAGGTTATACCTTCTGCATCCAGCTATCACAAAGGTGTGTGCAGCCATTACGGCGGCCGGCTGACTACCCTGCAGGGTAGTATTGCACTGGATGGGCCTGCCGACAGCCTGCAGTTTTTATATAACTTTGGTCTGGGTGTGCGCACCGGTCAGGGATTTGGTCTTCTGGAGGTGAGATAGCAGCCGTGACTAAAGATGTAGCTATATATCCCTCCACCTGGTATTACAATGCCTGCGTCCAGGGATTTTTGGAAACACTGGCCTGGGGGCTGGGTGAGGATGCGGTCAGAAGCTTCCTCCATGACGATGGTACGGTTAAGATACCAGCAAAAGTAATGGAAGCAGTGTTCAGCACGAGGGATGTAGTTATGCCTGAGAACTATCCTTGTTTGGATGGGCGAGAAGTGCCGGATGAGCTCAAGGAGCTAAAGCGGATAACTTGGTGGTGGGTTGAGAAGAGCAAGAAAAAAGATGGAGCAAATGTGAGAGAAACTATAGATATTACATGCAACAGTTTGTTTGGTTCGAATAAAACATTCTATCCCAATTTACTTACACATAATACTGGGATATCGAGAATAGATTTCTTGAATTCGTGGTTTGAAATCGCAAATAAAGGAAAA from Calderihabitans maritimus carries:
- a CDS encoding heptaprenylglyceryl phosphate synthase translates to MDYSIQWNKWKHVTKLDPDKNNSRELIKEVRDSGTDAVIIGGTQRITREKVTKLLEQVRNICGHHLPVVIEVSSPEAVVSGADAYLIPVVLNSGKVTWLVEAHRKVMQQIGELLYSMKGPEILIPEAYVVLNPLSAVAQVTESRTELEPEEVLAYARVGERVFNFPIVYLEYSGIYGDPRLVRMVKEGLRYAQVFYGGGIDSAAKAKEMARAADTVVIGNVVYANRDYPLNDLVSAVKGIKNKAPEGANV
- a CDS encoding protease complex subunit PrcB family protein, producing MKQWWLLILLLFVLGVMGCSVGESREVKEMGQVLVGLEKLPAPQAANWVESLHRSAGVFQKKFGGYRVLLIAAGEKPTGGYDVKVEQVSLQEGKKWVVQVVFTEPKPGQMVTQAITYPYEVVAIPDDGHPIEVHKVEGKILEKLRIQEAE
- a CDS encoding substrate-binding domain-containing protein, which gives rise to MRKVNLLIVAFFILLTLGVTVSGCSSGADTKEIILATTTSTYDSGLLDVLIPLFQQKTGYTVKTVPVGTGKALAMGERGDADVLLVHAPEAERPLVEKGVVINYRRVMHNDFVIVGPPEDPAGVKGSGSAAEAFKKIADSEALFLSRGDSSGTHKKELGIWEQAGLKPQGNKWYQETGTGMGNTLNVASEKEGYTLTDRGTYLKLKKHLRLEIVFEGDPVLMNIYHVMQVNPEKFPGTNEEGGRALVDFLVGPEAQEVIGEYGVKEFGQPLFYPDARKGRE
- a CDS encoding ABC transporter permease, which translates into the protein MDLIWQGLREGILLLIQGDREVLDITLRTLKISGAATLLSLLLGIPLGCFLALKRFQGRNAIITLIYTSMGLPPVVAGLWVSLLLWRSGPLGFLGLMYTPAAIVIAQVALAAPIITSLTIVGMQQIDPKLVMQLKSLGASRWQLWYTLIKEARLAIMAAVIAGFGGVVSEVGASMMVGGNIAGQTRVLTTAIVLEVSRGNFSKGIALSIVLLALAYIIIFILTLTQQRGKLHET
- a CDS encoding ATP-binding cassette domain-containing protein, which translates into the protein MKHNIMELRNAVVEKSKKVILHIPRLEVSSGEVLAIAGANGAGKSTLLLVLAGVQKLSQGKLMFKGRPVGVDNNLFLRRRVTLVMQDPLLLKTSVFNNVALGLYYRGLGKRQIKKKVEYWLGKLG
- a CDS encoding FmdB family zinc ribbon protein → MPTYDYRCQKCGVFEYTQNITEPALEKCPHCGQEVKRLISRNVNVLYKAGGFHITDYRSKDYKEQAKKEEKSSSDAKAS
- a CDS encoding Hsp33 family molecular chaperone HslO, which translates into the protein MESYIIRATAASGQIRAFAGDTTQLVEQARLQHNTAPTATAALGR
- the hslO gene encoding Hsp33 family molecular chaperone HslO, which encodes MAMDLKGDDILTIRIMGNGPLGAIVVVANAKGEVKGYVQDPTVHLPPRADKKLDVGGAVGNTGMLYVTKDLGLKEPYTGSVQLVSGEIAEDLAYYFYDSEQRPSSVALGVLVEKDHSVRAAGGLIIQLMPGAQEEIIERLEKNLKNLESVSSLIDQGRKPEELLALTLDGFNIKIHQKQAVKFACNCSRERLEEILLSLGHAELKSMLEEQGQAEVRCHFCNRTYHFSRAEIVQLLKELEEKKGS
- the speE gene encoding polyamine aminopropyltransferase, with product MLVKGLWFSELQTSTLKISCMTKSVLCSEQSQYQNVAVLDTLPYGRMLVLDDVIQTTVKDEFIYHEMISLVALNTHPFPRNVLIIGGGDGGTLREVTRHPAVEKATLVEIDEKVIEASRKYLPQIGSAFDDPKAEIVVADGIKHVQEHENEYDVIIIDSTDPVGPAVGLFSEDFYRQVHRALKDDGILVAQTESPFFNEELVSSVYKSLKKIFAISKVYLATVPSYPGGLWCFTMGSKKYDPEQVDLEKIPPLNTRYYNPQIHKAAFVLPNFIAELLK
- the speB gene encoding agmatinase, with amino-acid sequence MKELMVNNLSFIGSKKTYDEADIVLVGVPLDLTVSFIPGTRWGPSAIRTVSEVLEEYSPTLDKDLREKNYYDWGDVELPLGNVSQSLQRIEEVARKIVLDGKKPVFIGGEHLVTLPLVKVMAERHPGLAVLQFDAHADLRQEYLGQEYSHATVMWHVNQIIGRENLYQLGIRSGTREEFAYARENTRFYPEMVLEPLDDIVKNLQGRPVYVTLDIDVVDPAYAPGTSTPEPGGCTSTEILAAVKKLNELNIIGFDLVEVCPLNDPTRHTAILAAKIIREALLGWY